From one Brachypodium distachyon strain Bd21 chromosome 4, Brachypodium_distachyon_v3.0, whole genome shotgun sequence genomic stretch:
- the LOC104584898 gene encoding keratin-associated protein 5-2-like, which yields MASFTTTTTTIVCIATTSKCIAAATTIAHITSTDAGITTAATVICITAAPAIVHTTTTDAGITATVASITTIAMATGPRASTSAGAMISCNDCFTQCYVPCRATVRSNCSGQCDGVESSCNYCKTEIMKNCKASGSCDDGSCDCDKLDTAGSCTSACTTRDCFARCSATVAAKCSRNCDRPAGCDDCRSAALQGCTACCSTDGSCSGGGGDCGACDYDCGRGCDSAVDSRCRGACYVQYLACWHCQTGEGQQCALDCISSGCSRNQEY from the exons ATGGCAAGCtttaccaccaccaccaccaccatcgtATGCATCGCCACCACCAGCAAatgcatcgccgccgccaccaccattgccCACATCACCTCCACCGATGCAGGCatcaccaccgccgccaccgtcataTGCATCACTGCCGCCCCCGCCATTgtccacaccaccaccaccgatGCAGGCATCACCGCCACCGTCGCAAGCatcaccaccatcgccatggCCACCGGCCCCCGCGCCAGCACCAGTGCCGGGGCGATGATATCATGCAACGACTGTTTCACGCAGTGCTAcgtgccgtgccgcgccaCCGTCCGGTCGAATTGCAGCGGGCAATGCGACGGCGTCGAATCCAGCTGCAACTACTGCAAGACGGAGATCATGAAGAACTGCAAggccagcggcagctgcgacgacggcagctgcgactgcgaTAAGCTCGACACCGCCGGTTCATGCACCAGCGCCTGCACTACCCG CGACTGCTTCGCGCGCTGCTCcgccaccgtggctgccaaaTGCAGCAGGAACTGCGACCGGCCGGCGGGCTGCGACGACTgcaggtcggcggcgctccaggGGTGCACGGCGTGCTGCAGCACCGacggcagctgcagcggcggtggaggagacTGCGGCGCGTGCGACTACGACTGCGGCCGCGGGTGCGACAGCGCGGTGGACAGCAGGTGCCGGGGCGCCTGCTACGTGCAATACTTGGCGTGCTGGCACTGCCAGACCGGGGAAGGACAGCAGTGCGCGCTCGACTGCATCAGCAGCGGCTGCTCCAGGAACCAGGAGTATTAg
- the LOC100833106 gene encoding GDSL esterase/lipase At3g09930, producing the protein MTKLAATSLLILAVVLLINGVQSVKQSVKAPAPAPSDKFPGKKPRVGVKSGHSHVYKMFVFGDSFADNGNLPRWCSSPITRQWHYPYGASSLAANSLRPTGRFSDHLVQPDILATMLNMGRLEGPPACKMTLKNYCNAFGMNFAVGGSGVFEPFLPPLPHRLKLTTLAAQIDQFEKLLHDRVIGSWNLEDSIALVAISGNDYTRVANASSNEIFAFVKNVTTEIAANVKRLQDLGINKILVNNLHPLGCTPWQARPSNYTKCAGLPNVGSSVHNTDLLDKLGGMENVKIVDLNTAFSKIVGEQPPGSGSELAKRFKYTLRPCCESSDPDGFCGEWGEDEHDRLYTLCKDPSKHFYWDDVHPTQAGWQAVMDQLKVEIQEFLDVF; encoded by the exons GCGTGCAATCTGTCAAGCAATCGGTCAAGGCTCCTGCGCCTGCACCATCTGACAAGTTTCCCGGGAAGAAACCACGTGTCGGAGTGAAGAGCGGGCACTCCCATGTGTACAAGATGTTTGTGTTCGGCGACTCTTTCGCCGACaacggcaacctcccgaggtGGTGCTCTAGCCCGATCACCCGGCAGTGGCACTACCCATACGgtgcctcctccttggccgccAACAGCCTCCGCCCCACGGGCCGCTTCTCCGACCACCTGGTCCAGCCTGACATCCTCGCCACGATGCTCAACATGGGCAGACTTGAGGGCCCGCCGGCGTGCAAGATGACGTTGAAGAATTACTGCAACGCGTTCGGCATGAACTTCGCCGTCGGCGGCTCGGGCGTCTTCGAGCCGTTCCTGCCACCGCTGCCGCACCGGCTCAAGCTGACGACGCTCGCTGCCCAGATTGACCAGTTCGAGAAGCTCCTCCATGACCGCGTCATCGGGAGCTGGAACCTCGAAGACTCCATCGCCCTCGTCGCCATCTCCGGCAACGACTACACCCGCGTCGCCAACGCTAGCAGCAACGAG ATCTTTGCGTTTGTCAAGAACGTCACGACGGAGATCGCGGCGAACGTGAAGAGGCTGCAGGACCTCGGCATCAACAAGATCCTCGTAAACAACCTTCACCCTCTCGGGTGCACGCCATGGCAGGCCAGGCCAAGCAACTACACCAAGTGCGCCGGCTTACCCAACGTGGGATCCAGCGTCCACAACACCGATCTCCTCGATAAGCTCGGCGGGATGGAGAACGTCAAGATCGTCGACCTCAACACCGCCTTCTCCAAAATCGTCGGCGAACAACCCCCTG GGTCGGGGTCGGAGCTGGCGAAGCGGTTCAAGTATACGCTGAGGCCGTGCTGCGAGAGCTCGGATCCGGACGGCTTCTGCGGGGAGTGGGGCGAGGACGAGCATGATCGGCTGTACACGCTGTGCAAGGACCCGAGCAAGCACTTTTACTGGGACGATGTGCACCCCACGCAGGCTGGATGGCAGGCCGTCATGGACCAGCTCAAAGTTGAGATCCAGGAGTTCCTCGACGTGTTCTAG